A genomic stretch from Flavobacterium humidisoli includes:
- a CDS encoding co-chaperone GroES, with amino-acid sequence MALNIKPLSDRVLIEPVAAETKTASGIFIPDTAKEKPQKGTVVAVGNGTKDHTMTVKVGDTVLYGKYAGTELKLEGTDYLIMREDDILAII; translated from the coding sequence ATGGCTTTAAACATTAAACCGCTTTCAGACCGCGTACTTATTGAGCCTGTTGCAGCTGAAACTAAAACTGCCTCAGGTATTTTTATTCCAGATACTGCCAAAGAGAAACCTCAAAAAGGAACTGTAGTTGCAGTTGGAAACGGAACTAAAGATCACACAATGACTGTAAAAGTTGGAGATACGGTTCTTTATGGTAAATATGCAGGAACCGAGTTAAAACTGGAAGGCACTGATTATCTAATCATGCGCGAGGATG